The following proteins are co-located in the Lagenorhynchus albirostris chromosome 2, mLagAlb1.1, whole genome shotgun sequence genome:
- the BSND gene encoding barttin, producing MADEKTFRIGFIMLGLFLLALGTFLMSHDRPQVYGTFYAMGGVMVIGGVIWSMCQCYPKITFVPADSDFQGILSPKALGLLENGLTAEMKTPSPRTPYVRLWEEAAYDQSLPDFSHMQMKVMGYSEDPHPVLAPKPGRPQPGASDGGEGGPRDPQALLEAAVVIHRGSDQDEGERDPSQGRPGPPTCPQGPAPLASFQDDLDVGSSEGSSPNLAPSEGAEPRPATPEPQACRCRLDRFHDFALIDAPTLEDVPPEKQLQGAALPSSCQRPPRTKREEEEASDAGTEEPEQEEEDLYYGLPDSPGDPLPDKELDFEPDAQG from the exons ATGGCTGATGAGAAGACCTTCCGCATTGGCTTCATCATGCTGGGGCTCTTCCTGCTGGCCCTCGGCACATTCCTCATGAGCCACGACCGGCCCCAGGTCTACGGCACCTTCTACGCCATGGGCGGTGTCATGGTGATCGGGGGTGTCATCTGGAGCATGTGCCAGTGCTACCCCAAG ATCACCTTCGTACCCGCTGACTCTGACTTCCAAGGCATCCTGTCACCGAAGGCGCTGGGCCTGCTGGAAAATGGGCTCACTGCTGAGATGAAGA CGCCCAGCCCCCGGACCCCCTACGTCAGGCTGTGGGAGGAAGCCGCCTACGACCAGAGCCTGCCGGACTTCAGCCACATGCAGATGAAGGTCATGGGCTACAGTGAAGACCCCCACCCCGTCCTGGCTCCTAAGCCGGGACGGCCACAGCCAGGAGCCAGCGATGGAGGAGAAGGTGGCCCTCGCGACCCTCAGGCCTTGTTGGAAGCCGCCGTGGTCATCCACAGGGGCTCGGACCAGGACGAGGGAGAAAGAGACCCAAGTCAGGGCAGGCCCGG CCCCCCGACCTGTCCCCAGGGCCCTGCACCCTTGGCTTCCTTCCAAGATGACCTGGACGTGGGCTCCAGTGAGGGCAGCAGCCCCAACCTGGCACCATCTGAGGGGGCGGAGCCCCGGCCTGCAACCCCGGAGCCCCAGGCTTGCAGGTGCCGGCTGGACCGCTTCCATGACTTTGCCCTCATTGATGCCCCAACGTTGGAGGATGTGCCTCCAGAGAAGCAGCTACAGGGGGCAGCCCTGCCCAGCTCCTGCCAGAGACCCCCGAGGACAAAgcgggaggaagaggaggcttcGGACGCAGGTACAGAGGAGCCGGAACAGGAAGAGGAAGACTTGTACTACGGGCTTCCCGACAGCCCTGGGGACCCCCTTCCGGACAAGGAACTGGACTTTGAGCCCGACGCCCAGGGCTGA
- the TMEM61 gene encoding transmembrane protein 61, with product MAARKTCDRGHVASALCYCMTITGMVVLVAGTLCFAWWSEEDAGAQPSQPALPTARPEPEAAGPLFRSVSFFCCGAGGLLLLLSLLWSVKASTKGPPRWDSYHLSRDLYYLTVEPLEESCRTPEVVAIPTYEEVVHCRLAEGPLTPPAYPVEEDPERSASGDALLGAQPPLPPPSYESLILADADGGFSGETTPGATCSCPGLVQTAGEEVKGF from the exons ATGGCTGCGCGCAAG ACGTGTGACAGGGGCCATGTGGCCTCCGCCCTGTGCTACTGCATGACGATCACTGGCATGGTGGTTCTGGTGGCCGGGACACTCTGCTTCGCCTGGTGGAGTGAAGAAGATGCAGGTGCCCAGCCCAGCCAGCCGGCTCTGCCCACAGCACGCCCTGAGCCTGAGGCCGCCGGTCCCCTGTTCAGGTCGGTCAGCTTCTTCTGCTGCGGTGCAGGTGGCCTGCTGCTGCTCCTCAGCCTGCTGTGGTCTGTCAAGGCCAGCACCAAGGGGCCGCCTCGATGGGACTCATATCACCTCTCCAGAGACCTGTACTACCTCACTGTGGAGCCCTTGGAGGAGAGCTGCAG GACCCCAGAGGTGGTTGCCATCCCCACTTACGAGGAGGTCGTGCACTGCCGACTGGCTGAGGGGCCCCTGACACCACCTGCATACCCCGTGGAGGAAGACCCGGAGCGCAGTGCCTCGGGGGATGCCCTGCTTGGGGCCCAGCCCCCCTTGCCTCCGCCCAGCTACGAGAGCCTCATCCTCGCTGACGCTGACGGTGGCTTCTCTGGAGAGACAACACCTGGGGCTACGTGCTCCTGCCCAGGCCTGGTTCAGACTGCAGGGGAGGAAGTTAAAGGCTTCTAG